The sequence gaaggtgccacattcatctgtacaaacaagtataaacaccatgggaccacacagctgtcataccgctcaggaaggagatgcgttctgtctcctagagatgaacgtactttggtgcgaaaagtgcaaatcaatcccagaacaacagcaaaggaccttgtgaagatgctggaggatacaggcacaaaagtatctatatccacagtaaaacgagtcctatgtcgacataacctgaaaggccgctcagcaaagaataagccaatgctccaaaaccgccataaaaaaagccagactacggtgtgcaactgcacatggggacaaagattgtaccatttagagaaatgtcatctagtctgatgaaacaaaaatagaactgtttgaccatcgttacatttggaggaaaaagggggaggcttgcaagccgaagaacaccatcccaaccatgaagcacgggggtggcagcatcatgttgtgggggtgctttgctgcaggagggactggtgcacttcacaaaatagatggcatcatgaggagagaaaattatgtggatattttgaaacaacatctcaagacatccgtcaggaagttaaagcttggtcgtaagtgggtcttccaaatagacaatgacccctagcatacttccaaagttgtggcaaaatggcttaaggacaccaaagtcatggtattggagtggccatcacaaagatcagacctcaatcctatagaaaatgtgtgagtagaactgaaaaagcgtgggcgagcaaggaggccgacaaacctgtGTCACGGCTtctgccgaagtcggttcctctccttgttcgggcggtgttcagcggtcgacgtcaccggtcttctagccatcgccaatccatttttcatttccatttgttttgtcttgttttcccacacacctggttttcattccctcattatgtgttgtgtatttaaccctctgttccccccatgtctttgtgctgaattgtttgttgtaagtgcaCATTGTTGTCTGGGGCTCGATGGGTTTTGTACCCATACGTTGTTATTCTGGATGCCGGTGGTTTGgtatattaaactgctccggttattacccagtcctgctctcctgcgtctgacttctctgccaccagttacgcaccccttacaatctgactcagttacaccagctctgtcaggaggaataagccaaaattcacccaatttattgtgggaagcttgtggaaggctacccaaaatgttagacccaagttaaacaatttaaagacaatgttaccaaatactaattgagtgtatgtaaagaaatcaaatcttaaataaatcattctctgtactattattctgacatttcacattcttaaaataaagtggtgatcctaactgacctaaaacagagaattttgactaggattaaatgtcaggaattgtgaaaaactgagtttaaatgtatttggctaaggtgtatgtaaacttccgacttcaacggtATATGCAGGTCAGTAACTATTTAATTCTAATCCCTAACCCCATGTCATGTAGTGTGTGGACGGAGGAATCCAGCTGCGCTGTACTCAACTCCACCATCGTGGCGGAGATTAACTGTACCTACAGCTGCGGCTCCGAGTGCTGGAAAAGCTCCAAGTACCCGTGCCTACAGGTGTTTGTCAGTCTCAACACATCTGGGAAGGTTGTCCGACTCTCCCACAACGAGGAGGCACAGGACACCAACCCAAAGGTGAGACAGAGGACATGCTTAAACGTAACATTTCTAATAGTAAGCCTTTATTTCACTGTCCTGTTTCAGCTACAGTAATATATGCCTGGTTTTACAAATGATGTGGTAGCAATGTGCAATCAAATGATTCAACACAAACAGTAAGTACATAATCACTGCTATAAAatatgtatctaccatgtaattAGTGTAACAATGAGAAAACAATATGGTTTAATCCAACCTAATTCACTACAAATACATAACTTTATCACAATGCACCACATGAAAATAATTATAATTAAGGTAAATGAATGATTCATTGATGATAAATGATTAGGCCTGTATTTAATTGTGAATCTGCACAACATTAACTTAAGATGACTCCCCCTCAACACATTACATGAGGACAGGGGAAATGGAGGAAAAATCCTTGCAGCTGAATAACATTTCTAGAAGTAAAATTTCAAGTCAACTCATCCAAGACTCTTAATGAATCTGTCTTTGTTCTCTTAGTGCTTCTATGTGCCCAAATGTCGGAAGGACTACAACGCGATGCACAACGTAATCATGAACATCTCAGAGCGTCTGAAAACACAGCAGCAGGTGTTGTGTTACACAGACCCAGGTGAACAGCAGGACAGTGCTCTACTGACACGCATCTATGGCCGAGTGGCAGTGTTCCATTCACTCTTCTGGCCCACCTGCACCCTCATTGGTGGAACCATCATCATTGCCATGGTGAAGCTCACCCAGTACCTGTCCATCATGTGTGAACAGGTGGGCAGGATCAAAAGGTGAGCGACAGGGCACATAGGACAGGGGCCAGACTACAGTAGCAGCACTGGTCTTCATTCGCTCCCTAGGAACTTTATGAAAACTCTTCATGTTCCATTTGCTCTAAAGAGAGCTGAGAGCTGAGTGATAGAGTGACAGGGGATCTGGCGGGTTATATTCCTCACATGATTCCTCTGGTTCTTCTGAGGAAAGCAATATGACTGATGTGTGCTTCCGGCAGCTGTGGCAAGGCAAGTGAAACTCAATGACTTTGGGGCACACAGATTTGGTCCTTTTATGCACCTATACAAGTGGTACAATCATACAAGGTGATTGCTTTAAAGAAGTGGCCAACAATGGACCTGATCTGCCCTTGAACCCAAGTCAGCTTTGGTGATCCATTCACACCGTGATGACAAGGCAGTGACGACAAGGGAGTTTGACCGAGACAACTGTGTCGAAGCCTTCCCCAAAATACATCCAAACTTGGCTCCTCACGGTACTGGTGTTGGGTAGAGGGTTACACAACCCCAGGCGGCTGGGACGAGTCTGGTCCTCTAAGCAAGCTGTTGACTATCTATGTTGTACTCCTGGGTCTGTAGAGACTTCATTCCAAGCGAACAGTTCAAGATCAACACTTTCTTGAAGTATGGTGTAGCAGTAATCACATATCACAATAGGTGTTAGTCACTAGGACGCTTAAGTACAATGCAACTTCCCAGGGCAAGTGGTCAATACAAAATGCCTTAATTTCAGGTCCCAACACTGTGGTAGATTGCTCAGAGTTTCAGAAATGAATTCTACAGGACTTTCTCTGAATGGGGTAAACATACTGTGAGGCCAACTACGTTTTCAGGGCCTGGAGCACAAGCCCATAATGGATGTGAGTCATGGTGTGTTTTACCACAAATATTTACAGAATGATGATTGATTGAACACATTCAGACCAAACTAGATACAAATGTCAACATTTCATTCTTGGTTCCATAATCGCTATTATTAGTTTGTTATTATTTTGCTGTCACAATCATCTCATGTTGTCATCAGCAGTTTATCCATGTCTATAATGTGCTACGCTATTGACTGTTTGACTTGCTTTCTTATCAATTAATGCAAACCAATGTAAATGCAATTTTGTCTTGCATTAATAAATTAAAAGGCAAACTCAGCAATTACAGTACTTCACTGGTTTGGATTTAGTGATTGGGTTGGTCAAAGTAGTTAAAAGGTTCAAGATAGGCATAATAAACTTAGCCTTAGTATAAGAGCAATGTTCATCACCTGTGAAACCAAGTAGAATGTACTTGTATAATGCCTTATTTTATGATTGATAGCGTCTAGGTGAACAAGTCATGTCTTTCCTCCCTTAACCCTACAGTCTACTTAATAATGCAGGTCAGCTGATGTTCTTTTGAAGCACAGGTCTGTCCTTGGGATTTACTCTCTCCTCAGCTCAGCAGTATTTCCAGACAGACCATTTGATTTGACCATCCCGGAGAGACGGATTTGCTGTGAATGGTACCAGAAGTGTCTTCAAAGGGCACCTTATTTAAAGTGCAATCAGCTGA is a genomic window of Oncorhynchus nerka isolate Pitt River linkage group LG24, Oner_Uvic_2.0, whole genome shotgun sequence containing:
- the s100p gene encoding calcium-activated potassium channel subunit beta-2, coding for MFLWTGSKGAQGSGGERRTIYQKVREYDVLDKRKTVTALKAGEDRAILLGLSMILFSVMMYFVLGITMVRSYSDSVWTEESSCAVLNSTIVAEINCTYSCGSECWKSSKYPCLQVFVSLNTSGKVVRLSHNEEAQDTNPKCFYVPKCRKDYNAMHNVIMNISERLKTQQQVLCYTDPGEQQDSALLTRIYGRVAVFHSLFWPTCTLIGGTIIIAMVKLTQYLSIMCEQVGRIKR